The DNA segment AGTTGCCAGTGAGCACTGAAGCCGGAGCCGTGCGTGTGTTCTGATCCACTGGAAGAATGGGGAAGAAGAAAGTGGCCGAGGAGGACCTAATGGTGCCGCCGCAAGACGGTAAAATCTGCGGGACGATCTGCCTCTGCCAGATGACAGCGGTGCTGAGCAGCGTGGCGCTGGTCTACCTCACGGTGGCCATCTACATGCCGTCGATGCGAGCCTTCCAGTCTGGGATCTCGGAAGTGCCGGCGATGTGCACGACGACGAGAGCCGTCACCAAGGACACCTGCGACTGGGGCTCCTGCGGGGAGTGGTGCCTGAGCAAAACCTCCGGGGCCTGCATCCAGATCTACGTGAACCTCCGGCACAACGGCTCCAACATCCAGTACGCCAACTGCACCAACAGCGCGAACAAGACCTGCTACGGGATCGACCAGGAGAACGCGAAGAAGTACCGGTGCATCGCGGACGAGTGCAAGAACCTCACGGGGACGTTCAACTGCACGATGGGGATGTGCATCAACATCACGGACGCCTTCGAGTGCGTGTTCCAGGAGACGGAGCCGCCGCTCAAGTGCAGCGGGAAGCGCGGGAAGATCACCTGCATCGAGCTGCACGGGCTCCAGTCCTGCACGCGCGGGACCTGCGGGCGCATCAAGTCCCCGTACAACTGCGACCGGCGCTGCGTAGACATCCCGACCCGGAACAAGAACGTCATCATCCTGAGCGGCGACCGCGTCTTCCTCTCGCAGTGCCAGAGGGCGCTCCTGGCCGGGAGCGAGCAGGAGATCTGGAGCCAGGATCAGGACGACGTCTTCATGTCCTCGTG comes from the Bemisia tabaci chromosome 7, PGI_BMITA_v3 genome and includes:
- the Teh3 gene encoding uncharacterized protein Teh3, translating into MGKKKVAEEDLMVPPQDGKICGTICLCQMTAVLSSVALVYLTVAIYMPSMRAFQSGISEVPAMCTTTRAVTKDTCDWGSCGEWCLSKTSGACIQIYVNLRHNGSNIQYANCTNSANKTCYGIDQENAKKYRCIADECKNLTGTFNCTMGMCINITDAFECVFQETEPPLKCSGKRGKITCIELHGLQSCTRGTCGRIKSPYNCDRRCVDIPTRNKNVIILSGDRVFLSQCQRALLAGSEQEIWSQDQDDVFMSSCYSIETTEDGMEASDCINGSTLEKSYLTDLTNFTYLNFLSVTSTKILDESRQIAPPEEDLILANESRLLVNLEGCVNTLRDECREFLKEYGKDGTDHNARARFPCFYADHNRDTVVARFNLAITFREFVIGSTVPSVLFVVSCLTLMLCQRTVEVGDDSKMRFKKKAAAIIPGVVADDITPGDAGGGAHAMAL